A single Watersipora subatra chromosome 7, tzWatSuba1.1, whole genome shotgun sequence DNA region contains:
- the LOC137400091 gene encoding uncharacterized protein: MGRALLASLVVLCLGIEVIIARPGNPVRPASDCLGEGYKFADDRSVCWYHQCLVDEAGYSYTIPRRCALGSRVDDSFVEGERNPCTINWDTNIGYECERANQPAEIPPPCASDGSLYCYNGGILTYEADRCWCLCDFDWEGDFDCSKPTGFYDVLAAHGSGSNNICVDGEPDDDYCVRYGGCLNGGVCYNQCRGFWCDCPKDEYYSYYGKRCETSKKK, translated from the exons ATGGGTCGTGCTCTCCTCGCATCGCTTGTCGTTCTGTGTCTTGGCATTGAGGTGATCATTGCTCGACCAGGAAATCCTGTGAGACCGGCATCAG ACTGCCTGGGTGAAGGATACAAGTTTGCTGATGACAGGAGTGTATGCTGGTACCACCAATGTCTGGTAGATGAGGCAGGATACAGCTACACAATACCCAGACGTTGTGCACTTGGTTCTAGGGTAGACGATTCTTTTGTTGAGGGCGAGCGTAACCCTTGCACTATCAACTGGGACACCAACATTG GATATGAGTGTGAAAGGGCAAACCAGCCAGCTGAGATCCCTCCACCTTGCGCATCAGATGGCAGCCTATACTGTTACAACGGAGGAATCCTCACTTACGAGGCTGACCGCTGCTGGTGCCTCTGTGATTTTGACTGGGAAGGTGACTTTGATTGCTCCAAGCCTACTGGATTTTATGATGTTCTCGCTGCACATGGATCCGGCAGCAACAATATAT GCGTCGATGGGGAGCCAGATGACGATTATTGTGTCCGGTATGGAGGATGTTTGAACGGAGGAGTTTGCTACAACCAGTGTAGGGGATTCTGGTGCGACTGTCCTAAAGATGAATATTACTCATACTATGGCAAACGGTGTGAGACTTCAAAGAAGAAATAA